The Cinclus cinclus chromosome Z, bCinCin1.1, whole genome shotgun sequence genome contains the following window.
TTAAAGGGCTCCATAAgagttaaatatttattttcttccatttagtAATTCACTGATCAGGACCAAAAGCTTTTACAGTCTGATTTATGCAGAAGTAATAAATCTCCCATTCTAAAGGCAAGGTCTTGGTAAGTTGTTTGACTTCCCCAAGCATTTTCTTACACTTTGTATTTAAGAAACAGGGTATCACCAAATTGAATGACTCCtctagttgggttttttttggtgttgtttctttttcacttagttttttctgtcttcctccCTAAATAATGTGGCCATGGGAGATACCAGGCTGGTCTTCTGGGTTTACCCTGAGACCTGTCAGAGCAAACTGCTGTGTCCACACAGAGCCCTTTTGTTTCTTGGAGGTATTTGTAAACACAGCAGTTTGCTCATGCCGATTGCTAAGGTCTTAATTCTCTGTAGTGGTAAATGTTGCTgccaaaacaaattattataaaaagaaaaaaagctgttttattaTGTTATCCATAGGTCTAGGAAGAAGACATTAACATGGAGCATGCACAGCACATTTGAAAGCACATCCATGGCTGGCAGGTTCTTACTGTCATTAAACAGTGCTAACCCAGTGTGGCTAAAagatttttaacatttaaatggCATCATCTTAGAAGTACCtattctgttggttttttttaatgtatgtaaAAAGGTGTAAATAAATCACATCCTGCAGTGTGTACATACTCATCAAAGGTATGTACAAAGATTCTGGAGtagaaattttcttctttttttactgtgtgtgcttcctgcatggaCAGGCCACAATAATTCAACAGGTTTAAGGGTGACATTTGTGAATGGTAACACCTGCAGACTAGTACAAGGCCTGGGCATGCAAAGGTATTGAGCCAAAGCCCACTCTCGTGTCCAGAAGTCTGGCTGTACTCTTCTACCTTAACAAAACAATGAAGTAATGCTAATGTAATGTATACAGAGGTTTATAGAGTGACTAGTATTTTGAACTGATTAATAAgaagttggatttttttcctgtaattacAGATTTCTTActataaaattataatattttgtttccctctttattctccttctcctctgagTAAGGTATTTTTACAGTTATTTAGAAATATAAGCATTCTGCATTATTTGgccaaaatgcttttttttcatgACTTTTTACCCAGGAATGCCTTGCACCTGTCCCTTGTGCACTTCAGACAGGAGGAGCTGTGTCACAACCTCTGAAGGAGTTCAGCTTGCAAAGGAAATTGGAGCCACTTACCTTGAACTGCACACTCTTAGTGACTTCTACGTACAGAAATACTTTGGAGGAGTGGTGAGTGAGAATCTGCTGTTTTGGAGGCAGGGTGGAACATGCATGTGGTGCATGACTGATGTGAGGACTTCCAAGAGCCAGGGGAGGCACACCATGGGCCCTTCCATCAAGTACCAAGTTCCCACCAATGCAAGATTCaggttagatattagaaagaaattattcactGTTAGCGTAGTCAGATGCTGGAACAGAATGGTCAGGAAAGCTGTGAATGCCCTGTCTTTGTGTTCttggccaggttggatggggcttggagtaacctggtctagtgaaaagtGCCTCTTCCCCTTGACAGGGGGATTGGAACTCGGTGGTCTTCAAGGTgtccaagccaaaccattctaggattctaggattctgtgatGCGACCTGAATTAGCAGTACCAAGGATGCTCTGGTTTTAAGTAGGAAGATTTAGGAAAGCCGTATGAAACACTGCAGTAAATTTTCCACTCATATTCTTGTCCTTTTATCTTTCTGGATAACACCCAAATGAATGAGGCCACTCCCCAAGATACAGTTAGCATCTAAAGAGGTTGATGAATTAAATATCTTTGTGTCTGTCATTTCTAGGAAGATTAAATATGCAGGAATTAACCACAATAATTTGAATAAATAGTCTTTTAAACTGCGCTAGTTCTATCTAAATAAGGCAGCATCTTGTAAAGGAGTTTTGGGCCTCTCCTGGATGCCTGGCAATAGTGTCATTAGTAGCTTTAGCCCTGCATACAGAAACTGTTATATCCCTGAATTTTATGCCTAGGTTGTTATTAAATaacaagctttttaaaaatatatgtatttcttGTCTTAGCTGGAATATTTTATGATCCAAAGTTTGAATCAGAAGTCAtctgaaaaaatgaagaaaaggaaaaacatgcaGAAGTGCCATCGAGTCCAGCCACCTCAGCTTGAACAACCAGGTTGTCACTGATACCTAGTGTCTAATGTAATGCCTTACGTGTATCACTTTCTTTGcacaattaataattttttactaCATTTTCTACTAACAGTTGTTACTGTGAGCTGTGCTATCTCTTGTCGGCATTTCTGGTTGTGTTGCATCATCTTTTAGTGATGGTTTAATTTACCTGGGGAGAATTACATGGCAATATATAACATTGCAATGGATTTCTAGCTTATTTTAGATATAACTAATAGGACTGGTTTCCTGGTGGACTTACGAAATAATGAAAGCATGAATTGATAAAATCTTTTGCATAAAATCTTAACAGACAGATTGCAAAAGAAACTTGTTATAGCATGAATTACTACTATTCTACACTATCATCAAGTAATGTTTTTGTGTGCTGCAGATAAAGCAAGGGAGAGAAGTATACatctttatttctgatttttgagCATCTGATGCATTtgttcagtgaaaaaaatactgacaagTAGTTACTTCTAAATGTTCAGTTGTCTTTTCTTCCGTGTTCTAAAAATTTGCTTAGACCTCTTAGAATTGGAATATACGAAGTTTCTTTATGGTGTAACTTTCTTTAGAGGGCTTATGAAAGTGCTATTAAACTAAGTATTTCTGAACTTATTACTGTACTTACTATTTCCATTTTTAGAGTATTTTACTCCAGATATTCAAACAGCATATAAGAAATATTGTTATTGAATACCTCTTCTAAAAATCAAACTGACCTGATAAGGTCAGTTGTGCTGTGGTTAGCAGTTACCTAAGTTTTACAGTCTTAACTTCTTTTGCAGAAAAGATGCCGATCCTGAAGGGTGAAGCCTCGCATTACAACGCAGACCTGCAcaacctgctctgctgctgtcagtgTGCAGATGTGGCCTTCTACCCCAAGGATCTCAGCACAGTGGTGGAGGCCCACAAGATCATCCTCTGCTCTGTCAGCCACCTCTTCATGCTGCTATTCGGGGTGAAGAGCCCATCCAACGCCCATGACGCCTCCATCatgcagctggcacagagcctcTTTGCAGTGGAGTCAGGGgatcccttcccctcctccccccatGGTGTCCCACCCTGTGTCCCTCCAGTCAGGGTAGTGGTGAAGGATTCTGTCTTCTACTCTTGTCTCCCAGACATCCTCCTCTTCATTTATTCAGGTACCTGTTGGAAATAGATCTGGCTACTCATTTCTTCTTGTCTCATGGAAGAATATGTGCATCACCCTAAGGAACATGGCTTTGCTGTTGCAAGATGATGTCTCACCATGTTTCCACATCTATTCATCCCTTGTGATTTACTATGCACAATGGAAAAAGACCATCACCTATATTTAACAATAATTAAATTAGTTGTCATTCCAGATCTAATGGGCCTAAATTAAATTAGTCCATAGGCTAACATCAATAGCATTCAAAATTTTGCCCCCAAAATATTAGGAGTTTGAGTTAGTTTCAGATCCTAGGcctttaaaatactgtaaatggTTGCATGTTCTAAACACAAGGACAAGAGTGCAGTTATTTAAGAAAAGtcaagtaatttttattctgagtATGGTGTAGCTGAAAACAATGATAAGTGTCTAAAGTATGCAGACCTCTGATATGTTGCATGAGTTTTGCTACCAACTGGTACAGATTGTGACCTCACCTACCTAATGACAGCTGTTAAAATGGTACtgatattttttaacttttcagatGTTGCTTAGAAAACCTCAGCAGAAagatttagtttttttttttctttttttggaagtAGCCAAcacctgtttgttttttataaagTGTTTTTCAACAGAGAGTATTTTAGCTTTCATCAAAGGCAAATAGTGACAAATTATTTCCTAAACAGTGACAAACATAAACATGAAGAaggttttcactgaaaaaaattgctgaatggatttttctttgctcttaTTTATTGGAGACAATGGGGAATTAAAGCTGGATTTTCAGCAGGTGATGGATAAATACAGTATTTGCAATTCATAGAAAAAATTAGTAGTTTGGGTTGAAAAAGACTTTTCAgattatcaagtccaaccacTAGCCCATTACTGCCAAGCTTATCActtaaaccatgtccccagtaTCACACCTTTGAagtacctccagggatggtgatccccaccactgctttgagCACattgttccagtgcttgactgGAACCCTTTAGGTGTAGAAATTTTCCTGATACTgaatctaaacctctcctgctGCAACGTGAGActctttcttcttgttttgttACTtcttacctgggagaagagtcTATCCCCAGCCTGCCTACTACCTCTTTCCAGGCAGTTGAAGAGAGCAGCAAGTTcacctctgagcctcctttacTCCAGTCTAAACAACTTTGTAAACATCTTCATCTGTTACCTTCTGTAGTTTGTGTCTACTGCCTTGTGTGCAccaattttccttttgttactTTCTTTCGTGACAGCCAAAGAGTTGTGAaactgtgcagctgcagagttctgctttaGGTTCTAGCTCCCAGCCTGAGAGTCATTGCCAGAAGTCAATGTACCTTTCGGTACCTCTGAAAGGTGATCATATCTCTTGAAGGTGCTTGAGGTACaggatgagaagaaaacaaatcatgAGTTTTCAGCTTTTCGGGACTGTAACATGATGCCCATGAGGTTATAAACAACAGTGTGGTATAGATGGAAGCTAATTGAGCTGAGAATGCTGTGTGGTGTAGGTGCTGATTCAGCCTCTTGACAGCAGAccatcttcagggctgtgctgaggtggGCTTGCTACTGAGCTTGATCTACTTTTGTCTCCTTCTTGTCCTGGATTAGAACTGAAAGTTACCAGACAGACCCATGTTGCCTCTGAGACTTAGTCCAACAAAGTGCATGAAGATAAACCATCTTTGTTTACActctctttattttttgaagaaagTTATTGAGACACCTCAGTGAATGTCATGGCTTTAActgtgaaaatgagaaaaaaagagattctgCTGCAAActttgtgctggttttagctGTGAGGACTGAGAATGTAACTGTTCATGAAGTTTTTCTAGTTCAAGACACCTATAGAACAATGcagccagcagcctgggcagaagCTAAAAAATTTCCTCAGTGTTGAAacattaaagatttttttttttctgaatctctATCTGCAATATATAGTGACTGAACTGGGAGGAATTAATAGATTAAGTGTGAAAGCAAGTGAAATGCTCTAGTCTGCTGGCACTTGGTTTCACTATAAAAAGTACCATGGAAATTTAGTGTGCAAAAATTGCATCTTACCCTTCCTAAAAGCAAAGATCCAGATGATTTATGTAAAAACGCCCTACTATTTCTGCACAATGTGTTTGGTACTGATGTCActtttcctctgcctgctgAGGCCTATGCCTTATTGATGTTTAATATGTTTCCCCCTGGTTTTGTGATAGGTGCTTTTCAATGGGAACGATTAGAAGAGGACATGAAAAAGAAGTTGAAGGATCCAGATAAAACAGAATATGTGCTTGAGAAAGTTAAATGCATCCTGAAAACTCCAGGGAAGGTACATCTAACTCCCTTGGGTCACCGTTAGTTTCTTAAGtttttgagaaattattttgtaggTAAAATTTTCTTGTCAGTCTTTGTTTTAAAGTCACTTTGTCTTACACGGCCTGTATTTCTCATGTTTTCAGTGGGTTGTTTGCAGACATACACACAGAGATCCTGATGTAACATGCAGAAATTAATATAATGGATAAAAATAACGCAGGTATTCTGAAAGGATTAGTTGTAATCAGAGCTTTGAACATTGTCTGGCAATATGATTATTGGTTTCAAATTCCCATGTAATAGAGACTGACCAGGAAAGATTTGCTCCTGAACATATGCCAAAAGCCGGGCTTCTGCAGCAGATCCAGAGGGGTAGTTTGTCATATAAATGTGATGTGGAAAGCTATGTGTAACTCAATACATTTAGTTTAGTAGCAGACCacacaaaaatgcaaattatgtCATATTAAGTTAATAAAAAGTCACAGTGCAGGATTAGTTTTAATATAGAATTAGTTTTTGCTGACATTTGCTCTTGGAGCTTATACATTCCCTGACAATATGGAGCTTTCTCTAATGGTTTCTGTTGCTTTAGATGGGAAAGCGGCTCAGGTTCTCTTGGAACAATACAATATAGAGATCAAAAAGTTACTGAGCTGTTTTCAGCttctaatttttaattcctAATTAAATTTaggtttaaaattaaattaaatcttcTGATTAAATTTAGGTTTACCAGCCCTTAGTGCCCACAGTTAAAACATTTATAGGTTTCACCCTGAAGACTGAAGACTTTTAAGACAGTGAGAATGAGCTGTTGtcatttcttttattcttttttatgcCTTCAAGGTACTCTTATTTCCCATTTAAGCATTTTTTCCGAGGCCAGAAAGAAGGAATTGTGACTTTTCTTAGTGAAACtacaaaaaattataaatttagGATTTTAACCACAAATTCAACCTAATCTGAATTCTACTTGCCACAATCTAGCAACATAATTTTGATGTTGTTCCTTTTGGCAGCTTTAGATTACTTTTTTGAGGTAAGATGACCAAAACTGAAAACTAATTGAGAGTACTGGGATTTGGAGGGTCTTGATACTACCAGGTTATTGTAAGCGGAGTCTGTGAGATCCCCCTGCCTCTGTGGAGGCAGTTCCAGGGGAATATAAAGAAACACAGAACTTTCAGCTGCCTTACCTCTGTAAACTCCATTGTCTTGGGGGATGGATGTTTGTCCCACCCCTGCTCACCCCAGGGGCCTCAGACCTCGTTTTGCTGCAGCGTTGGGTCCGGAGAGGGAATATATGGAAAAGCTTGGACTCCAGAAAACTGATGAAGCCCCACCTGCCTGTAGGGGCTGGATTGGGGAGCTCTGTCAAAGGTCAAGAATACCAAGAAGAGAGATGAGGTGTGACGGTAGGGAAAAAGATACCCCTCAGAGCTCCTGCACTGTAGGGAATAGGGAATTAGAAGATAAAAGGTGATGGCAGAGGAATGCACATGTGAGAAgctgttgtttcttttcccatATAAATATGCTtattatacatatttatatatgtttatTCCCATATAAATTCTTTTCCCATAATATTTATCTCTGAGGGCAGCTGCACATAACAGTACTTTATtaccaatttatttttcagctaaaCTCTGTAAAGGACTGCAAGTCTCACCAGATAAAACAGCTCTATAATACTTCCCTCAGGCTATTCTTTAACACACCTGTGCTGGCTGATGTAATCTTCAAAATACAAGGTACAGTACCTCTGCTCCCTTGGCATCCGGCCTTTATCCTTTTTCCATTCTTCAGGAATGTGGAACACAGAGGTGGCCATGGTCCATGGCATTAAAACTAGGGGAATGTGAGTGCTTTGCTGTCACtggggaaagcagagaaagCTTGTCCCTGTGGGTGCTCTGTAGCAATGTCCACTCCCACCATGGTTTGTCTGGGCTGAGCCTAAAGGAATTCCCTCTCCATGTCATGGCACACTGTGCCTCCCTgattaacattattttttattctattttattctattttattctattttagtTTACtccattttgttttgcattctttcattttgttttgcattctttcattttgtttaattttgttttttttttattttaatctcacTCCTGTACCCAGCTGCTCAAGCACTAAGACATACTCAAGGGCTCTGCCTACCATCAAACCTAGGAGAGGCATGGGCTTCACCTCTATGCTTCTTCCTTTAGTGAAAAGACTAGAGATGGTGTTTATTGATTCCTGGCCAACATTCCCCCGTTTGTCTCAGGCGGATGTGTTGCAGTGTCAGgattcatttttttaatctgaaaattaaatgtgttcATCCTTACAATAAAAGATGTGTTGGGAGAAATCTGTTGCATGATTTTGTAAGGATAAGAATGAGATGGTTTTTAAAAGCTAGCACTAGTCTCAGTTTGTCCATACCCACCCCTCTTACAGAAACGTCCTTCTAGAATTAAATAgctgtttaattattttcagatgtAGATCTCAGGGACAAATATGAATCATTAACTCCTTAAACATGAGCACAGAAAGACAAGCAGACTCTTTCTGGATGTTCTGTttaatgcacagaaaaaaaactccacaaaaatatctttgaaaagGGAGTTAAATACTGATTTTGAGCTCAATGACATAACAGTTCACCTCAGAGCCTCACTCCTGAGAGAGTCTTTGTAGGATGCTGATGAAACCAGGGCAACACTacatattttacagaaataaaactcaaaTCTCTGAATGGGTtgacaagtatttttaaaaaaagcatgcTTATCCACTAATAAAGTATGAACTCTTTTTCCTAATAATTGATACATCTTCCAAACTTTTTTCTCTAATTCATCAATCAAGAGTAACTCTGTCAAAATTAAACAACTACCAAGAGAAATTAAAGGCTCTAATCTTAACCAAATTTGTACGTTTTTGAGCAACTCCTTGGATACTTAGCTGTGAGCTTGAAAGCTTTGAAAGCTTTGAGCTTTAAGCTTTTAGAAGTATGGGAGCCAGGAAAAATGGGAACCCATTATGCCTGTGTAAAGACACAGAACATGACTGAACTTCTTACTTAATAGAAAGATGTTAATTCACAAGCACATACAGGACATACAGCATGCAGCTAAGACATTTTGTAAGTAGAAGTACAGGGGGTAGTAACaggacaaaagacaaaaaattccagaagattCAAGTAGTTATTCAGGTGCCAATGTTGTGGTTAAAGACATAATTAAACCAGTAACTTCTTTGTATTTGCAATATATTTATCTTGCATGTCAGTTGATTTGTTTATCATAATTTTGATTAAAACATTTACATCCAACTCTAAATGGTCATTTTGGTTTTGGCTGCTGTCTTGACCAGCACTTGTTTGGCACTTCCTTCCACCCAGAACTGTCCAGCTGACTGCAGCCTGAAAGGCTTCAACCACCCTGGGCTGTTGTCCTCTCCAGGTCTTCCAAATGCTATAGTAAAACAAAGGATTAACTTGcaaataatagaaaattaattaatttctggaAAGGCTCATCAGTGTTTGTTTCATAAGACAACCATTCAGGAAATTCACTTAGGCACAATATTTAATCTGGTGTAATTTATACTTACTTACTGGACTTACTGGAATtccatctggaaaaaaattgcctttCTCTGCTTTGTGTGGCTCTTCTGGTATAAATATTAATTACCAGTAGAGTTACTGGTAAAGAACATAAATGACTCTTAATagaatcattcaggttggaGAAGACCCCTAatatcatcaagtccaaccattaatcATTTGCATAACAATACATAGCACTGCATATTTATGCAAGGGGCTGGCAGTTCAGTTAGTGTGAACAGATTTATTCTATTTTGTCTATTCTTTGTTGGTTTAATCTATTTCATTtgggttttattaattttttgtttgttgattttgctttatttttctatttattactCATATTTACTGGTATGAACTGAGTATGTTGTTAGTTATTAATCATGTTCAGTGGAATGAAGACCTCCTAAGAAAACATAAGCTTTAAAATTAAGATCTTTCTATGTTATATAAagtaattatatatttatttttatcttgcaTCCTGCAGGAACAACTGTACCAGCCCACAGGGCAGTTCTGGTGGCCCGCTGTGAGGTTATGGCAGCTATGTTTAATGGTAATTATCTAGAAGCAAATAGCATTCTGGTTCCAGTATATGGGGTTTCCAAAGACACTTTCCTGTCCTTCTTGGAGTACCTTTACACTGACTCCTGCTGCCCAGGTAAGGAAACTGTAAAATACAGTTCTATATCTGTAACTCATTTTTCCACAGAAGGGCATTGATAGAGAGTAATGTAGCAATATCTGCTTAATTGAAAAATGCCAGTGTGTGAATGTGCAATGTTTTGAGATAGGGAACTTTAGTATTGtgcaataaaaaaagaaatccttcctACACAAGTAAAATAGTAGAAATACTTCTAATTAAATAATGTGTTTGCTTTGTGCTCACATAACAAGACACAAAGAAGTTGCGATTTCATTTCTGATCTATTACAAtatttggaattttctttttacattgcagtaatattgcttttttttctttctttggattctgtgttttatttacaAGTTGACATTTCTTGAACACGCATATAGCTGAGTTTATAAAAATTGCAGGAATACCTTATTTATATGCGTGGTTATCTTACGTGCTTAAAAACCCAGAACAAATATGTCAATGGGAGTGTTTGGCAACAAAAATTGAGTTAAAATAGTCTTTATGTCTTgacctttatatttttttatgagAAGAAAATCTGCATACTTAATCTAAAACATGATTTAAATACAGCTAATTGTTCCTTGATACAATGAATAAATGATGTTGCGATatgtgtttttgcttttgttttcttttgaaataattattctACCTTATACTTAGATATCCTATGTTTCTCTTTTCACTCCACCTATCATTTCCTTGTTTTAtcagtttaaaaatgcaaactctgcgctgtattttttaaaaaaaaggttgcTCTTTTTTTGGCTTTAGAATTTTGGCTATGTTTTCTTGTATCATAAAAGTGCTGTTCTGAAAGAGAACTTAGCTAAATCCACTTTTAATTATCACTTACTCTAAATAGATCAGCACCACTTGTCTAATTATCTTCAAGATCAATATTTTTGACAGCAATTCTTTACACCCATCTGCAAAAGAGTTCTAAATGGTTTTGTCTTCTTAATTGAATAATGGGATACAGCAAACAAAATTTACAGTACAGAAAAATAAGATGTTAGGTATTTAAAAGGCAACTTGGTGAAAAGTACCTTTGATCATCTTATCAAAAAGGTAAAATACATCTAActtgtgttttcatgttttttagCCAGTATTCTCCAAGCGATGTCTCTGCTGATGTGTGCAGAGATGTACCAAGTAATAAGACTCCAGCATATTTGTGAACTTTACATCATGACGCAGCTTCAGAGCATGCCTAGCAGGGAACTGGCTTCCACAAGCATCAGTATTGTTAGCTTGCTCAAAAAAGCTAAGGTACTTATTTTGTACATAAAATGAGTTTATATATGTTGACTTTAATAACTTGTTTCctatttaagatttttaaaaccttAACAGCACTTTCTGTTCCCCAGGAAACATGTTGGTATAATATCTGTTTATTAGGGATAACTGGTGTCACAAGACTGTCCAGAAGAAATCCTTCAGCCTTTAACTGCTGAATGTGCAGTCACGCAATCATAGAATTGCTTCTACCATTGTATCCATGGCAGCCTGCTCCAGAGCTTGACAACCcttgtgtcctggtttgaaagacaggtatttgctaagaaaggcagaaacctccctctgaaatgaagagtgtgatccctcctccctacaaattgttataattttggaattaaggtagctctcaggcaaaggtaCGGGTATAGGActaacagttctttactaatatatctaacaagacaaacaaacaaacaaacaaacaaacaaaaaaaccaaaccccaacagCTATAAAATTaaccacaaacagaacagtaactcagtcccagtgttttttggctgcaggcaccttttccctgagttgagttcccggtgctgggagcaggcaggtcccgcagagctgcaggagggctgggggtgatggcagcactgttccagggggagagagagatggagagagccctctgctcacggtgtcggttctggtgctcagcagagtgctggatggtggcagatTACAGTGAAAAGgtagcagggcagggtctgacaacagtgaggatggctctcagcgctgggatggcagggatggggctgaggcgtcgatcgtccttctcgtcgaactccgcgggggaaatgggccaagccagagccttccatttcctcttctggtTGTTTGAATCTTGTGgagtttccctcttccctcccctccccactgTCCTCTGTCATTAGGGCCTAACCAACAGGTACCTTAGCATGACAGTgtggaaaattccacagagagaaaagggaaagaaccaacccccaacattatccaccccaaatttttccataccatcatgctacatcaaattaaaatctttaaattatAGACATACAtgtagttacagatacaggcacagtattgtaggtagttcaccctaaaacaaggtctccttggggtatgcattgggtctctccatccctttgcatcaccaaccaggtacaacctggtccttgagcaaaaaccaccccacgaattggattgtctttgctggaggcagagttcacccaaacagtttttcctaacatacctctcatatgcaccactggaaccttgtccccatctggtgttctcaagggctcagactgggcagggcctgcttgattagtggaacctcaggtgttcactaaccatgtggcctttggtagattaatctcccagttcttgaaagtccccccacccagtgccttcaaggtggttttaagcagcccattgcactgttccactttcccagccgctggtgtgtgataaggaatgtggtacacccactcgatgccgtgttctctggcccaggtgcttatgaggctgttcttgaaatgagtcccattgtctgactcagttctctcaggggtaccatgtctccaaaggacttgtttttccaggcccaggatggtgttgcgggcagtggcatgaggcacagggtaggtctccaaccatccagtggtggcttctaccatggtcagcacgtagcgcttgccttggggtgtctgaggcagtgtgatgtagtcaatctgccaggcctccccatacttatatttggaccaccgccccccataccagaggggcttcactcgcttggcttgcttgatggcagcacacatctcacagtcatggataacctgggaaatactgtccatggtgagatccac
Protein-coding sequences here:
- the RHOBTB3 gene encoding rho-related BTB domain-containing protein 3 codes for the protein MYENKQIDPSPGADKRWHRPLEWGRWSRSSGGASRSRAGWDTALLQRLSPPLTRLHLPSVRHLALPVASAGLADARERRPLVNIVAFGNEGDGFSEDNQQPSLIWSYLRGSALISQIDSSFSASHLGKPVFAEYQVCIFGNVRLVVHDCPVWDVFDSDWYTSCRLIGGADIIVIKYSVNDKTSFQELKENYVPMVKKALNYCSVPVIISAIGARKNGMPCTCPLCTSDRRSCVTTSEGVQLAKEIGATYLELHTLSDFYVQKYFGGVLEYFMIQSLNQKSSEKMKKRKNMQKCHRVQPPQLEQPEKMPILKGEASHYNADLHNLLCCCQCADVAFYPKDLSTVVEAHKIILCSVSHLFMLLFGVKSPSNAHDASIMQLAQSLFAVESGDPFPSSPHGVPPCVPPVRVVVKDSVFYSCLPDILLFIYSGAFQWERLEEDMKKKLKDPDKTEYVLEKVKCILKTPGKLNSVKDCKSHQIKQLYNTSLRLFFNTPVLADVIFKIQGTTVPAHRAVLVARCEVMAAMFNGNYLEANSILVPVYGVSKDTFLSFLEYLYTDSCCPASILQAMSLLMCAEMYQVIRLQHICELYIMTQLQSMPSRELASTSISIVSLLKKAKFHNSDCLSTWLLHFIATNYLIFSQKPEFQELSVEERSFVEMHRWPSNLYLKQLADYRTYIHSQKCHCTVM